A region from the Cherax quadricarinatus isolate ZL_2023a chromosome 44, ASM3850222v1, whole genome shotgun sequence genome encodes:
- the c12.1 gene encoding protein CWC15 homolog — protein MTTAARPTFEPAKGGMGRGERDLSALSKQYSARDLPSHTRLKYRDHGQSTTEELRSRDFRRELEDRERAVRDKRTSGSGSGSSSSSSSNALRESGVSSSSSSSKKPRLDQIAPANLDADDPQDDDDDASDSDDSDDEAVLFAELERIRRERAEEETRKQQERQEQEERIRMENIISGNPLLNLAAASKSDMKVKRRWDDDVVFKNCAASEPDKTEKAFINDSLRSEFHKRFMEKYVK, from the coding sequence ATGACCACTGCAGCACGGCCAACATTTGAACCTGCCAAAGGTGGTATGGGTCGGGGAGAGCGTGATCTGAGCGCCTTGTCCAAACAATACTCTGCTCGTGATCTTCCCTCTCATACACGACTCAAGTATCGAGACCATGGGCAGTCAACAACTGAGGAGCTCCGCAGCCGTGACTTCCGCCGGGAATTGGAGGACCGCGAACGCGCAGTGAGAGACAAACGCACTAGTGGAagtggcagtggtagcagcagcagcagcagcagcaatgcccTGAGAGAATCAGgagtttcatcatcatcatcatcatcaaaaaAACCACGATTGGATCAGATTGCTCCAGCCAATTTGGATGCTGATGATCcacaagatgatgatgatgatgcatcTGATTCTGACGATTCTGATGATGAAGCTGTGCTGTTTGCTGAGCTGGAGCGTATCCGAAGAGAACGTGCAGAAGAGGAGACGAGAAAACAACAGGAACGTCAGGAACAGGAAGAACGTATCAGAATGGAGAACATCATTTCTGGTAACCCTTTACTGAATCTTGCTGCTGCCTCAAAATCTGACATGAAAGTAAAAAGGCGTTGGGATGATGATGTTGTATTCAAGAATTGTGCTGCATCAGAACCTGACAAGACAGAAAAAGCATTCATTAATGACTCCTTGCGGTCTGAATTTCATAAGCGTTTTATGGAGAAATATGTTAAATAA